In Roseomonas fluvialis, one genomic interval encodes:
- a CDS encoding carboxyl transferase domain-containing protein: MRGLLDAVGARAAEAAAGGPPAAREKHLARGKLLPRERVERLLDPGAPFLELSPLAAHGMYGGEVPGAGIITGIGRVLGRECVIVANDATVKGGTYYPITVKKHLRAQEIAQQNRLPCIYLVDSGGANLPNQDEIFPDRDHFGRIFFNQARMSAAGVPQVAAVMGSCTAGGAYVPAMCDEAVIVRDQGTIFLAGPPLVKAATGEVVSAEDLGGADVHTRLSGVADHYAADDMHALGMIRRIIGNLGRGPRAMLDLRAPTPPRYDPAELHGIIPPDLRTPVDAREIIARIVDGSELDEFKHRYGTTLVCGFARIWGMPVGILANNGILFSESAQKGAHFVELCCQRGVPLLFLQNIAGFMVGRKYEAGGIAKDGAKLVTAVACANVPKFTVITGGSFGAGNYGMCGRAYSPRFLFTWPNSRISVMGGEQAASVLATLRRDNIEARGGTWPATEEDAFKAPIREKYEREGDPTYATARLWDDGIIDPADTRDVLGLAMAASLNAPIEETRFGVFRM, translated from the coding sequence ATGCGCGGCCTGCTGGACGCAGTCGGCGCGCGCGCCGCCGAGGCGGCCGCGGGCGGACCGCCCGCCGCGCGGGAGAAGCACCTCGCGCGGGGGAAGCTGCTGCCGCGCGAACGCGTGGAACGACTGCTCGATCCCGGCGCGCCCTTTCTCGAATTATCGCCGCTGGCCGCGCACGGGATGTATGGCGGGGAGGTTCCCGGTGCCGGGATCATCACCGGCATTGGCCGCGTTTTGGGGCGCGAATGCGTCATTGTCGCCAACGACGCCACGGTGAAGGGCGGTACCTACTACCCGATCACCGTGAAGAAACACCTTCGTGCACAGGAGATCGCGCAGCAGAACCGGCTGCCCTGCATCTACCTGGTCGATTCCGGCGGGGCGAACCTCCCCAACCAGGACGAGATCTTTCCGGACCGCGACCATTTCGGCCGCATCTTCTTCAACCAGGCGCGCATGTCGGCGGCCGGCGTTCCGCAGGTTGCGGCGGTCATGGGCTCCTGCACCGCAGGCGGCGCCTACGTTCCCGCGATGTGCGACGAGGCGGTGATCGTGCGCGATCAGGGCACGATCTTCCTGGCCGGCCCACCGCTCGTGAAGGCCGCGACGGGAGAGGTCGTCAGTGCCGAGGACCTTGGCGGCGCCGACGTGCACACGCGGCTTTCCGGCGTGGCGGACCACTACGCGGCGGATGACATGCACGCGCTCGGTATGATCCGGCGCATCATCGGCAATCTTGGTCGCGGTCCGCGCGCGATGCTCGACCTGCGCGCTCCGACACCGCCGCGCTACGATCCGGCGGAACTGCACGGCATCATTCCCCCTGATCTGCGTACCCCGGTCGATGCGCGCGAGATCATCGCTCGCATCGTCGACGGGTCCGAACTCGATGAGTTCAAGCATCGCTACGGCACCACGCTGGTCTGCGGCTTCGCGCGCATCTGGGGGATGCCGGTCGGCATCCTCGCCAACAATGGCATCCTGTTTTCGGAATCCGCGCAGAAGGGCGCGCATTTCGTCGAACTGTGCTGCCAGCGCGGCGTTCCGCTGCTGTTCCTGCAGAACATCGCAGGCTTCATGGTCGGGCGGAAATACGAGGCCGGCGGCATTGCAAAGGATGGCGCGAAGCTGGTCACCGCCGTCGCCTGCGCCAATGTGCCGAAGTTCACCGTCATCACCGGCGGATCCTTCGGTGCCGGCAACTACGGCATGTGCGGGCGCGCCTATTCGCCGCGCTTCCTGTTCACCTGGCCGAATTCCCGCATTTCCGTCATGGGCGGCGAACAGGCCGCCAGTGTTCTCGCCACGCTGCGGCGCGACAACATCGAGGCACGCGGCGGCACTTGGCCGGCGACGGAGGAAGACGCCTTCAAGGCCCCGATCCGCGAGAAGTACGAACGTGAAGGGGACCCCACCTACGCCACTGCGCGTCTGTGGGACGACGGCATCATCGACCCGGCCGACACGCGCGACGTGCTTGGTCTCGCGATGGCCGCATCTCTGAACGCCCCGATCGAGGAAACACGCTTCGGCGTGTTCCGCATGTGA
- a CDS encoding branched-chain amino acid ABC transporter permease gives MTPASDFRTSYRADTTIFPTRNSRIAAIVGVGLLCAAPLVFGRYELGLLITIGFSAIAALGLNILVGFTGQISIGHAAFFGFGAFASALLVEYHVPVPIAIWGAGIMTALVGLVFGAPAARLKGLYLAIATLAAQFILEDFFARARWFSGGVAGRVTEPYELFGLRLDREETYFYVVLAHVVILFLAAANLMRTRDGRALIAVRDHYLSAEMMGINLAYYRTLSFGIASFYAGVAGALYAHYLLFVSVEAFNILYSIQFLAMIIIGGLGSVMGSMMGAAFMVLLPEIVQAGADLLAGSAIDRALRIGASISFLREMAIGAAIILFLIFEPDGLAHRWKMIKAYWKLYPFSH, from the coding sequence ATGACCCCGGCGAGCGACTTTCGCACCAGTTACCGCGCCGACACGACGATCTTTCCGACGCGCAATTCGCGCATCGCCGCGATCGTCGGCGTAGGACTGCTGTGCGCGGCGCCGCTCGTGTTCGGGCGCTACGAACTCGGGTTGCTGATCACGATCGGGTTCAGCGCCATCGCAGCGTTGGGGCTGAACATCCTGGTGGGCTTCACCGGGCAGATCTCGATCGGCCACGCCGCCTTCTTCGGCTTCGGCGCCTTCGCCTCAGCGTTGTTGGTTGAATATCATGTCCCGGTGCCCATTGCGATCTGGGGGGCGGGGATCATGACCGCCCTGGTCGGCTTGGTGTTCGGGGCGCCGGCGGCGCGGCTGAAGGGGCTCTACCTCGCGATCGCGACGCTCGCCGCGCAGTTCATCCTTGAGGATTTCTTCGCCCGCGCGCGCTGGTTCTCCGGCGGCGTGGCCGGGCGCGTGACCGAGCCCTACGAACTGTTCGGCCTGCGCCTGGATCGGGAGGAGACGTATTTCTACGTCGTCCTTGCGCATGTCGTGATCCTGTTCCTCGCCGCCGCCAACCTAATGCGGACTCGCGACGGGCGTGCGTTGATCGCGGTGCGCGACCACTACCTCTCTGCCGAGATGATGGGCATCAACCTTGCCTACTACCGCACGCTGTCCTTCGGAATCGCGTCCTTCTACGCGGGCGTGGCCGGGGCGCTCTATGCCCACTATCTGCTGTTTGTCAGCGTTGAGGCCTTCAACATCCTCTACTCGATCCAATTCCTCGCGATGATCATCATCGGCGGGCTGGGATCGGTGATGGGCAGCATGATGGGCGCGGCCTTCATGGTGCTTCTGCCCGAGATCGTGCAGGCCGGTGCCGACCTTCTCGCGGGCAGTGCCATCGACCGCGCACTCAGGATCGGCGCGTCCATTTCCTTCCTGCGGGAGATGGCGATCGGTGCGGCGATCATCCTTTTCCTGATCTTCGAGCCCGATGGGCTCGCGCATCGCTGGAAAATGATCAAGGCGTATTGGAAACTCTACCCGTTCTCGCATTGA
- a CDS encoding isovaleryl-CoA dehydrogenase, with protein MSANQIPMLDFGLGDEIDMLRDSVRSFADARIAPIAAEIDRTDEFPRHLWPEMGALGLHGITVEEEYGGAGMGYVAHCVAMEEVSRASASVGLSYGAHSNLCVNQIRRNGTEEQKRRYLPKLITGEHLGALAMSEPGAGSDVVSMRLRADKRGDRYVLNGTKMWITNAHYAETMVVYAKTDPEAGPKGITAFIVERDFKGFRPAQKLDKLGMRGSPTSELVFEDCEVPAENVLGQVGGGVRVLMSGLDYERAVLAAGPLGIMQACLDLVVPYVHERKQFGQAIGEFQLIQAKLADMYTQLSACRAYVYAVARACDQGRTSRKDAAGAILFAAEAATKASLDAIQILGGNGYINDNATGRLLRDAKLYEIGAGTSEIRRMLIGRELFKETA; from the coding sequence ATGAGTGCAAACCAGATCCCCATGCTGGATTTCGGCCTGGGTGACGAGATCGACATGCTGCGCGACAGCGTGCGGTCCTTCGCCGATGCGCGCATCGCGCCGATCGCCGCCGAGATCGACCGCACCGACGAATTCCCGCGCCACCTGTGGCCGGAGATGGGCGCGCTCGGCCTGCACGGGATCACCGTCGAGGAGGAATACGGCGGCGCCGGCATGGGGTATGTCGCGCATTGTGTCGCCATGGAGGAGGTCAGCCGCGCCTCCGCCTCTGTGGGCCTGTCCTACGGCGCGCATTCCAACCTCTGCGTCAACCAGATCCGCCGCAACGGCACCGAGGAACAGAAGCGCCGTTATCTGCCGAAGCTGATCACCGGCGAACACCTTGGCGCACTTGCAATGAGCGAGCCCGGCGCGGGCAGCGACGTGGTCTCGATGCGGCTGCGCGCCGACAAGCGCGGCGACCGTTACGTGCTGAACGGGACCAAGATGTGGATCACCAACGCGCACTACGCGGAGACGATGGTGGTCTATGCCAAGACTGACCCCGAGGCCGGTCCCAAGGGTATCACGGCCTTCATCGTCGAGCGCGACTTCAAGGGCTTCAGGCCTGCGCAGAAATTGGACAAGCTCGGCATGCGCGGCTCGCCGACCAGCGAATTGGTGTTCGAGGACTGCGAGGTTCCGGCGGAGAACGTGCTCGGTCAGGTCGGCGGCGGCGTCCGCGTACTGATGTCGGGGCTCGACTATGAACGCGCCGTGCTCGCTGCCGGGCCGCTCGGTATCATGCAGGCCTGTCTCGACTTGGTCGTGCCCTATGTCCATGAACGCAAGCAGTTCGGCCAGGCGATCGGCGAGTTCCAGCTGATCCAGGCCAAGCTAGCCGACATGTACACGCAGCTCAGCGCCTGCCGCGCCTATGTCTATGCTGTGGCGCGTGCGTGCGACCAGGGGCGGACCTCGCGTAAGGATGCCGCGGGCGCGATCCTGTTCGCCGCGGAGGCGGCCACCAAGGCGTCGCTCGATGCCATCCAGATCCTCGGCGGCAACGGCTACATCAACGACAACGCGACGGGTCGGCTGCTGCGCGATGCGAAGCTGTACGAGATCGGCGCGGGCACCAGTGAAATCCGCCGCATGCTGATCGGCCGCGAGCTCTTCAAGGAGACGGCGTGA
- a CDS encoding ABC transporter substrate-binding protein yields the protein MRLPLPLLAGALFAAAPAFAQAPIPVGHLMDNSGATSDVGVPYGQGVADTLAWVNQTRNGVAGRRLAVSGFDYGYQAPRAVSQYQSWAQRERVVAIQGWGTADTEALVRFVTRDRIPYISGSYSAALTDAGGTSRRQGVEPAPFNFFFGPSYSDALRGMLQWAADDWRARGQQGRPRYVHMGANHPYPNSPKEAGETLARELGFEVLPAIQFALTPGDYTAQCLTLRNQGANYAYLGNTAGSNISVLRACQTVGVQVQFLGNVWGMDENAMKAAGTAADGVVFPVRTGVVWGGNASGMETLRAISRVSDQAGTAYRPVHYLAGACAAMLMVEAMETAAANGGQVTGERIRDGFYARRDWVPAGFQGVCTPSTFTAQDHRGTMRVALYRARVTGNTAQGSVQELMAAGTMALQPVATIDLPRRADWLGW from the coding sequence ATGAGGCTTCCGCTTCCCCTGCTCGCCGGCGCCCTGTTCGCCGCGGCGCCGGCCTTCGCCCAAGCACCGATCCCGGTCGGCCACCTGATGGACAATTCTGGCGCGACGTCGGATGTCGGCGTGCCCTACGGCCAGGGTGTCGCGGATACGCTCGCCTGGGTGAACCAGACGCGCAATGGCGTTGCCGGCCGACGCCTCGCGGTTTCCGGTTTTGACTACGGCTACCAGGCGCCGCGCGCCGTGAGCCAGTACCAGTCCTGGGCGCAGCGCGAGCGCGTGGTCGCCATCCAGGGGTGGGGCACCGCGGATACGGAAGCGCTGGTTCGCTTCGTCACGCGCGACCGGATCCCGTATATCTCTGGGTCATACTCGGCCGCGCTGACGGATGCCGGAGGGACGTCGCGCCGGCAGGGCGTGGAACCGGCGCCGTTCAACTTCTTCTTCGGCCCGTCCTACTCCGACGCGCTGCGCGGCATGCTGCAATGGGCGGCGGATGATTGGCGCGCGCGCGGCCAGCAGGGCCGGCCGCGCTACGTCCACATGGGGGCGAACCACCCCTACCCGAACAGTCCGAAGGAAGCCGGCGAGACGCTCGCGCGTGAACTTGGGTTTGAGGTTCTGCCCGCGATCCAGTTCGCGCTGACGCCCGGCGACTACACCGCCCAGTGCCTGACCCTGCGCAACCAGGGTGCAAACTACGCGTATCTAGGCAACACGGCTGGGTCGAACATCTCGGTGCTGCGCGCCTGCCAGACGGTCGGCGTGCAGGTGCAGTTCCTCGGGAACGTCTGGGGGATGGATGAGAACGCCATGAAGGCCGCCGGCACCGCCGCCGACGGCGTGGTGTTCCCGGTCCGCACGGGCGTGGTTTGGGGAGGCAATGCTTCTGGCATGGAGACGCTGCGCGCCATCAGCCGTGTCTCCGACCAGGCTGGCACCGCCTATCGCCCCGTGCACTACCTGGCCGGCGCCTGCGCCGCGATGCTGATGGTGGAGGCGATGGAGACCGCTGCCGCCAATGGCGGCCAGGTTACTGGCGAACGCATCCGCGACGGCTTTTACGCGCGGCGCGATTGGGTGCCCGCCGGCTTCCAGGGTGTCTGCACCCCGTCGACGTTCACTGCGCAGGATCATCGCGGCACGATGCGCGTCGCGCTGTACCGGGCGCGCGTGACGGGCAACACGGCCCAAGGCAGCGTGCAGGAACTGATGGCCGCCGGCACCATGGCGCTGCAGCCGGTCGCAACCATCGACCTGCCGCGCCGCGCCGACTGGCTCGGCTGGTGA
- a CDS encoding AMP-binding protein, with protein MTTADLTLPRLLRRNAREHGQDIAMREKEFGIWRALTWSQVAMRTRDIALGLRTLGLQRHEVVALIGDNRPDWVMGEIAAHAVRARSLGIYRDALDDEVSYLLAFSGAVAVIAEDEEQVDKLLNVSDQLPSLRHIVYCDPRGMRKHEDPRLISMADLLQRGAAAAAAEPGLWDSLVDATDGEDVAILCTTSGTTARPKLAQLSARALIRHCEAYLTVDPKGPQDEYVSVLPLPWIMEQIYVLGWGLIARMKVNFVEEPETMMADFREIAPTFVLFAPRLWESIAADVRARVMDSSPLKQRAFAAGMRMGLDALKAGGRSSIADALLFRALRDRLGFTRLTSAATGGAALGPDTFRFFQALGVPLRQIYGQTESLGAYTIHRAKEVDFDTVGVPFGDGIELRIHEPDQNGVGEIVTRHPNMFAGYLGLDDVADMRDGWMHTGDAGYFDKRGQLVVIDRIKDIATTSGGNRFSPQFIENKLKFSPFVAEAVILGDQRPHLAAMICIRFPIVSKWAERERIAFTTYTDLSARPEVLEKIRAEVAQVNASLPEAQRIRDVVLLYKELDADDEELTRTRKVRRGVINTKYGDIIEAIYAGQDAIPVDTTIAFQDGTKQRIRTVLRVIRMDGTTDHRKVA; from the coding sequence ATGACCACGGCCGACCTCACGCTGCCGCGCCTGCTTCGCCGCAACGCGCGCGAGCACGGCCAGGACATCGCGATGCGCGAGAAGGAATTCGGCATCTGGCGGGCGCTGACTTGGTCGCAGGTCGCGATGCGAACGCGGGACATTGCCCTCGGGCTGCGTACGCTGGGCCTGCAGCGCCACGAGGTCGTGGCCTTGATCGGCGACAACCGGCCGGATTGGGTGATGGGCGAGATCGCAGCGCATGCGGTGCGTGCACGGTCGCTCGGCATCTATCGCGACGCGTTGGATGACGAAGTGTCTTATCTGCTGGCCTTCAGCGGCGCGGTTGCGGTGATCGCCGAGGATGAGGAGCAGGTCGACAAGCTGCTCAATGTGTCGGACCAGCTGCCGAGCCTGCGCCACATCGTCTATTGCGATCCGCGCGGCATGCGCAAGCACGAGGACCCGCGCCTGATCTCGATGGCCGACCTGCTGCAGCGCGGTGCGGCCGCCGCCGCCGCGGAACCGGGCCTGTGGGACAGCCTCGTGGACGCGACCGATGGGGAGGATGTCGCGATCCTGTGCACCACGTCTGGCACGACGGCGCGGCCGAAGCTCGCGCAACTCAGCGCACGCGCGCTGATCCGGCACTGCGAGGCGTATCTCACGGTAGATCCGAAAGGGCCGCAGGACGAATACGTCTCGGTGCTGCCGCTGCCCTGGATCATGGAACAGATCTACGTCCTCGGCTGGGGCCTGATCGCGCGCATGAAGGTCAACTTCGTCGAGGAACCCGAGACGATGATGGCCGATTTCCGGGAGATTGCGCCGACCTTCGTGCTGTTCGCACCACGCCTGTGGGAATCGATCGCGGCGGATGTGCGCGCGCGCGTGATGGATTCATCGCCGCTCAAGCAGCGCGCCTTCGCGGCCGGGATGCGGATGGGGCTTGATGCGCTGAAGGCCGGCGGGCGGTCGTCGATTGCCGACGCGCTGCTGTTCCGAGCCCTGCGCGACAGACTTGGCTTCACGCGCCTGACCTCGGCGGCGACCGGCGGTGCGGCCCTTGGGCCGGATACCTTCCGCTTCTTCCAGGCGCTGGGCGTGCCGCTGCGCCAGATCTACGGGCAGACGGAATCGCTCGGTGCCTACACGATCCATCGGGCGAAGGAGGTCGACTTCGACACCGTCGGTGTGCCCTTCGGCGACGGAATCGAACTGCGCATCCATGAACCCGACCAGAACGGCGTGGGCGAGATCGTCACGCGGCATCCCAACATGTTCGCCGGCTACCTCGGCTTGGACGATGTGGCCGACATGCGCGACGGCTGGATGCATACCGGCGATGCCGGATACTTCGACAAGCGTGGCCAGCTCGTGGTGATCGACCGCATCAAGGACATTGCGACGACGTCCGGCGGTAACCGCTTCTCGCCGCAGTTCATCGAGAACAAGCTGAAGTTCAGCCCCTTCGTGGCGGAGGCGGTGATCCTCGGCGACCAGCGTCCCCACCTTGCGGCCATGATCTGCATCCGCTTCCCGATTGTCAGCAAATGGGCGGAGCGCGAGCGCATCGCCTTCACCACCTACACGGACCTCTCCGCGCGGCCCGAGGTGCTGGAGAAGATCCGCGCCGAGGTGGCGCAGGTGAACGCATCCCTGCCCGAGGCGCAGCGCATTCGTGACGTCGTCCTACTGTACAAGGAACTCGACGCCGATGACGAGGAGCTCACCCGCACGCGCAAGGTCCGCCGCGGCGTGATAAACACGAAGTACGGCGACATCATCGAGGCGATCTACGCGGGACAGGACGCCATCCCCGTGGACACCACCATCGCCTTCCAGGACGGCACGAAGCAGCGCATCCGGACCGTCCTGCGCGTGATCCGCATGGATGGCACGACGGACCACAGGAAGGTCGCCTGA
- a CDS encoding ABC transporter ATP-binding protein, which produces MSDAAQQPVARAEAAPPLLEVKNIEVVYSEVILVLRGLSLVVPQGEIVALLGANGAGKSTTLKAISGLLKTEEGQVTRGDILFGGERLNGIDPDRIVRRGIFQVMEGRRIISDMTCIENLRLGAFTRRDGEVGRDIDMVFDYFPRLRERTGLAGYLSGGEQQMLAIGRALMARPKLILMDEPSMGLSPLLVKEVFGIIRRLNRDLGITILLVEQNARMALSVASYGYVMEQGKVVLDGTAASLAENEDVKEFYLGGHGAERKSFRNLKSYKRRKRWL; this is translated from the coding sequence ATGAGCGACGCCGCGCAGCAACCAGTGGCGAGGGCCGAGGCCGCCCCGCCGCTCCTCGAGGTGAAGAACATCGAGGTGGTCTACAGCGAGGTCATACTCGTGCTGCGCGGCCTGTCGCTTGTTGTGCCGCAGGGCGAGATCGTTGCCCTGCTCGGCGCCAATGGCGCGGGCAAGTCCACGACGCTGAAGGCGATCTCGGGCCTGCTCAAGACTGAGGAAGGCCAGGTTACCCGTGGCGACATCCTGTTCGGTGGTGAGCGCCTGAACGGCATCGATCCTGACCGGATCGTGCGCCGCGGCATCTTCCAGGTGATGGAGGGCCGCAGGATCATTTCCGACATGACCTGCATCGAGAACCTGCGCCTGGGGGCCTTCACGCGCCGCGACGGCGAGGTGGGTCGCGACATCGACATGGTGTTCGACTACTTCCCGCGCCTGCGTGAGCGCACCGGGCTCGCGGGCTACCTCTCGGGCGGCGAGCAGCAGATGCTAGCAATCGGCCGCGCCCTCATGGCACGCCCGAAGCTGATCCTGATGGATGAACCCTCGATGGGTTTGTCGCCGCTGCTGGTGAAGGAAGTCTTCGGCATCATCCGACGCCTGAACCGTGACCTTGGAATCACCATCCTGCTGGTCGAACAGAATGCGCGCATGGCGCTGTCCGTCGCCTCCTACGGCTACGTCATGGAGCAGGGCAAGGTGGTGCTGGACGGCACCGCCGCCTCGCTCGCGGAGAACGAGGACGTCAAGGAATTCTACCTTGGTGGCCATGGCGCCGAACGGAAGTCCTTTCGCAACCTGAAATCCTACAAGCGACGGAAGCGCTGGCTGTGA
- a CDS encoding branched-chain amino acid ABC transporter permease — protein MDTTLLFQLVLNGLIVGALYGVVAMSFVLIYKASQVVNFAQGEFLLVGAWVCWWMLTTWQLPFWAGFLVTLAFMTLFGILLQVIVLRPLIGEPVISVIMATVGLSIFFQALMKWIFGVFAQPFPPIFTAERVSVMGLEVQTVYLASLGVSALIMLGFWWFFSYSKHGLAMRATAFDQQVAQSLGVSVPKVFAMSWAISAMVSTVAGVVVGVVNGVSSALSFYGIKVFPAVILGGLDSIVGAVLGGLIVGVLENLAQYVDAQWLNWGNMYQIAPFYALILILLIKPYGLFGTKNIERV, from the coding sequence ATGGACACGACACTGCTTTTTCAGCTGGTGCTGAACGGCCTCATCGTCGGCGCGCTCTATGGCGTCGTCGCGATGTCCTTCGTGCTGATCTACAAGGCGAGCCAGGTGGTGAACTTCGCGCAGGGCGAATTCCTGCTGGTCGGCGCCTGGGTCTGCTGGTGGATGCTGACGACATGGCAATTGCCCTTCTGGGCAGGGTTCCTGGTCACGCTCGCCTTCATGACGCTGTTCGGGATCCTGCTGCAGGTCATCGTGCTGCGGCCGTTGATCGGTGAGCCGGTCATCAGCGTCATCATGGCGACGGTCGGGTTGTCGATCTTTTTCCAGGCGCTAATGAAGTGGATTTTCGGCGTCTTTGCGCAGCCGTTCCCGCCGATCTTCACCGCCGAGCGCGTGAGCGTCATGGGCCTTGAGGTTCAGACCGTCTACCTCGCGAGCCTGGGCGTATCGGCCCTGATCATGCTCGGCTTCTGGTGGTTCTTCAGCTATTCGAAGCACGGGCTGGCGATGCGCGCGACGGCCTTCGACCAGCAGGTCGCGCAGTCGCTCGGCGTCAGCGTACCGAAAGTCTTCGCGATGTCCTGGGCGATCTCGGCGATGGTCTCGACGGTCGCGGGCGTGGTGGTGGGCGTGGTGAACGGCGTCTCCTCGGCTCTGTCCTTTTACGGCATCAAGGTCTTCCCGGCGGTGATCCTGGGCGGGCTCGATTCCATCGTCGGTGCGGTGCTGGGCGGGCTGATCGTGGGCGTGCTCGAAAACCTCGCGCAGTACGTCGACGCGCAATGGCTCAACTGGGGGAACATGTACCAGATCGCGCCATTCTACGCGCTGATCCTGATCCTGCTGATCAAGCCCTACGGGCTGTTCGGCACGAAAAACATCGAGAGGGTCTGA
- a CDS encoding acyl-CoA synthetase: MFNIAVACCDRWADGSGRIALVHESAGGDVERITFDALRVASARLGNVLRARGIGVGDRVAVLLPQGPEAATAHLAIYRIGAIAVPLFQLFGPDALEYRLRDSGAAAILTDDTGLTALAHLRESLPDLRTLLNADGARPGALSLWQEAERASDTCEPHNTSADDPAMIIYTSGTTGSPKGALLPHRTLIGHLPGVEMPQEMFPHPGDLFWTPADWAWIGGLLDVLLPSLFHGVPVLAHRMAKFDPERAFDLMARHQVRNAFMPPTALRMMRQVPDPRRFGHRLRSIGSGGETLGAETLDWGRHAFGLTINEFYGQTECNLVVANCAGLMPVKPGFMGRPVPGHDVAVIDAAGVACAPGEEGRIAVRRPDPAMFLGYWNNPEATAAKFEGDWLVTGDTGVTDDEGYIRFVARADDVITSAGYRIGPGEVEDCLLRHPAVSLAAVVGVPDALRTEHVTAAIVLRDGMVADDVLATEIQGFVRTRLAAHLYPRRVVFLESLPLTATGKVMRGALRRELAEKATSLADTPT, translated from the coding sequence ATGTTTAACATCGCGGTTGCCTGTTGCGACCGTTGGGCCGATGGCAGCGGTCGGATCGCGCTGGTGCACGAGAGCGCGGGCGGTGACGTCGAGCGCATCACCTTCGATGCGCTGCGCGTGGCCTCGGCGCGACTGGGCAACGTGCTCAGGGCGCGGGGCATCGGTGTCGGCGACCGCGTCGCGGTGTTGCTGCCGCAGGGGCCGGAGGCAGCGACCGCACACCTCGCCATCTACCGGATCGGTGCCATCGCCGTGCCGCTGTTCCAGCTATTCGGACCGGATGCGCTGGAATACCGCCTGCGCGACAGCGGTGCGGCCGCGATACTGACCGACGACACCGGGCTCACGGCGCTCGCGCACCTGCGCGAAAGCCTGCCAGACCTGCGGACGTTACTGAACGCCGATGGCGCGCGTCCTGGCGCGTTGTCGCTTTGGCAAGAGGCCGAGCGCGCCAGCGACACATGCGAGCCCCACAATACCTCTGCAGATGATCCAGCGATGATCATCTACACATCCGGCACGACGGGATCGCCGAAGGGCGCGTTGCTCCCGCATCGCACCCTGATCGGCCACCTTCCGGGCGTTGAGATGCCGCAGGAGATGTTCCCGCACCCTGGCGACCTGTTCTGGACGCCAGCCGACTGGGCCTGGATCGGCGGGCTTCTGGACGTCCTGCTGCCATCGCTTTTCCACGGCGTCCCTGTGCTGGCTCACCGCATGGCCAAATTTGATCCGGAGCGCGCCTTCGACCTGATGGCCCGCCACCAGGTGCGCAATGCCTTCATGCCGCCGACAGCGCTGCGCATGATGCGCCAGGTGCCCGACCCGCGACGCTTCGGCCATCGCCTGCGCAGCATCGGCAGCGGTGGCGAGACGCTTGGCGCCGAGACGCTCGATTGGGGGCGCCATGCCTTCGGCCTCACCATCAACGAATTCTACGGCCAGACTGAATGCAACCTGGTCGTCGCCAATTGCGCGGGGCTGATGCCGGTGAAGCCCGGCTTCATGGGCCGGCCCGTGCCGGGCCATGACGTCGCGGTGATCGACGCCGCGGGCGTGGCGTGCGCACCCGGCGAGGAAGGCCGCATCGCGGTTCGTCGCCCCGATCCGGCGATGTTCCTGGGGTACTGGAACAATCCCGAGGCGACCGCCGCGAAGTTCGAGGGCGATTGGCTGGTCACCGGCGACACCGGCGTCACGGACGATGAAGGCTACATTCGCTTCGTTGCGCGCGCCGACGACGTCATCACCTCGGCCGGCTATCGGATCGGCCCCGGAGAGGTCGAGGATTGCCTGTTGCGCCATCCGGCGGTGTCGCTCGCCGCCGTGGTCGGCGTGCCTGACGCGTTGCGCACCGAACATGTCACTGCCGCGATCGTGCTACGCGACGGCATGGTTGCCGATGACGTGCTCGCCACCGAGATCCAGGGCTTCGTTCGGACACGGCTCGCGGCGCATCTGTACCCGCGGCGCGTGGTCTTCCTGGAGTCCCTGCCGCTGACCGCAACCGGCAAGGTGATGCGCGGCGCGTTGCGTCGTGAACTCGCCGAGAAAGCCACATCCCTCGCGGACACACCGACATGA